The genomic DNA AATGGTTAGGAGGTCCGTTTTCTGATGTTTTGTCGACGTCTTTTCAAGGCGTCTTTTTGTTTTTCCGCCCTGTCTTGTACTTCTGCAAAAGAAGGTGGCGTTGCCGCGTCCTGGCTGGATAGGAATGCAGACAGGTCGGCAATCGTGGGATGTTGAAGCAAGATAGCAATGGTTATTTGCTGCGGAAAGGTGTCGCGGAATTGGCGATGAACCTGAGCGGTTAGCAAGGAGTCACCACCTAGCTCAAAGAAATCGTCATGGACGCCAACGCGATCAATGCCCAGGACATTCTGCCAGATTTCGGCCAGTTTTCTTTCCGTTTCATTTCGAGGGGCAGCATAGGCTGTTAGCAGAACGGGCCGGGCGTGTGTGCTACGCAGGCGGGGGGGGTGTTGGATGCCGGCAATTAAGTCTACCGTCTCCTTTTGCGCACGAGCGATCCGTGAGGGCAAATCTCTGGTGGAAACAGCAACGCGGGGTAAACCGCTCCCCATGATTCTACGGAAAACGACCGCACCCTCGGCCGGCAGCAAGCCCGTGGCCAGGTCCTGAGCCAGGATGTTTCCGGCAGCGCCAGCCGGTCGTTCGTACCCTTCCGGGAACACATCGCCGGCTTGTTGGTGATTTTGGGCAGCCGTTGCCAGTCGGCTAACGTCTTGGACGCGAACGGCTGTAAATGCCTCGATCTCCGCCAGGACGGAGCCTTTTTCATCCAGGAGCGTCACATCAAAGCTCAAGGTGGGTCCGTTATCTGGTGCTTCCCGATAGCGGGCGTAGCTGTAGAAACGCGCCGGCAAGCTGGTTATGATTTTCAGTGCGCCATATGAAAGCGGTAGATAGCTGCCTTCTGCTTTGAATAGTCGCAGAAAGCTGGTTGCCAGGTCCAGCAGAGCAGGATGTAGCCCATGAGTAGCAATATCCGCTGCAAATTCCGAGGGCAATTCCAGCAGCGCCAATCCCGCCCCATTTCCTAGCTTGACCCATTTCAGGCTGTGCCAGCGGGGGCCGAACACCATGAAACGTTCTTCAACGGTATCTCCATTTTCAACGATAATGGTGGCTGGGATGCGCAGACTGTCTTCAGACTCGGATAAGTCGTAGGAGAAGGGTCGCTGCCGCAAGCGAAAGCTGCCGACATTGCTTTTTTGAAATGGGTCAATGATTTCTGCTTGATTACATGCGCTTTCTATTGAGGCCAGCGTGTATCGCTGGTCAGGGGCGACCGACAGCGGGATGACGCGCCCACGAGCATGTTCCTGCCACCTGTGATTGTCGCCTTTGGGCTGGCTGGCAATGGTGAAGGCAAACCCATCCGCTTGCTTTTTCAAAACGGTGTAGACGGCGCGTTCCTCATTGCCGGCAAAAATCAACGGCGTCAGAAAATGCACATCTTGTATTTCCAGCATCTGGGCACGCCCATAATGATGGGTAACAGCCGCCCGCACCATTTCCAGATACGTTGTGCCGGGGAGCGTTGCTTTGCCGACAACAGCGTGTTCGTGTAATACCCACTGCTTGCTCACGTGAAAATGCGTGACGTACGTTTGAAATGTTAGATGGCTACCCAGGTTTTCTTCTAGCAGGGGGTGTGTTAATGGCGCCGTTGTTGGTTCTTGTTCCGCCGCCGCCGCCGCCATGCCAATGCCCTGCCACGTTTCCCAGTTGATCGCCACGGCTGGTTGGCCGACGCTTCGCGCGTGCCCGGCAAAAGCATCCAGAAACGCATTTGCAGCCGTGTAATCAACCTGCCCCAGGCGGGCGACAACCGCATTCAGCGAGGAGCAGAGAACGAAAAAGTCCAACGGAATCTCTCGGAAGACGTCGTGTAAAATTAACGTCCCCTGCACTTTGGGAGCCAGAACGCGGTTGACCTCAGCCACGGTTTTGCGCTGAATCATGCCGCCGCCAGGTAATCCGGCAGCGTGAATAACACCATTGATCCGCCCATGAGCAGCCATTACCTGCGCGATTACCTGTTGCATCTGTTCCAGATTCGCCACATCGGCGGCGACGACGACAACCTTTGCTCCCAGCGATTCTAACGTTTGCAGACGGCGAATCTTTTGGCTAACGGTATCAGCTTCGCCATGCTCATTTAGCCATGTTGCTCTGTCTTCTACTGGGGGCAAGCCAGTGCGCCCGACCAAAATCAGGGTAACGGGCGTGGCGCTGGCGATCTCTTTTGCCAGAGTAAAGCCGATGCCGCCTAATCCCCCGGTGACCAGGTAGACGCCTCCTGGCCGAAACTGAACGGTGGTTTCTATTTCCGCCGGCAGCGCAATTGGGGAAAACATTTCTACCCACCGATGCAAGCCACGATAGGCTACAACCTGGTCGTTTGCTCCTGTGGTTAGCTCTCGCCAGAGGAAATCAAACAAACGCCCGTAAGCTTCTTGCCCGGCGGGGATTTGCACGTCAATTGAGCGACAGGTTATGTGGGGGTATTCGAGTGGAATGATGCGCACCGGTCCCAGGGAAAGCGCTTTCATTGGCGATACTTGTTCCGTGCCCGTTACCTCTTGCATTTCGTTAGAAATCACTGTTAGCGAGAGGGGAACCGTAGAAAGTTGCTTCCCGATAGCCTGGACCAGAAATAACAAGCTGTTGAATGGCGAATTGGCCGCCATTGTCGGTTCATCTACATTCCAGCAATGCACAATCTGGCGCGGCTGTAACCCGGCGGCGTCCAAAGCCGTTAATAGGGTCTCGTAATCCTGGGGTTGAGCCGGATTTAATTGGTAGCTGCGTTCACCGATGGCCGCGAATTTGGTGGCGACTTCCACCGTGACGACATTTTCGCCAGCTTGTATCAGCCGTTGCGCCAGCGCGCCGCCCAGTCCTAAGTTGTCTAAAAACAGCAACCAGGGGGATTGCTGGATGGGTTGGCTGCCAGAGAAGGGCAGCAGCGGGGAACGGCTCCAGGATGGCGCATAGAACCAGTCAGCCATATCCGGTTTGCGTGTGTCGGTTTCTGGCTCCGGCGTCGTGGCGGGAGTTGTCTCTTTCTCAATCCAGTACTTCTGTCGTTCAAACGGGTAGGTGGGTAGTGATACCCGCTGCCGTTGTTCATCAGCATAGAAACCAGACCAATTAATGGGTACACCGGCCAGCCACAATTTGCCGAGGGTGGTGAGCAAGAACGCCGCATCTGATTGGCGATCTTGCGCATGGGGAGTGGATGTGAGAATGATTCTGTTGGGTGAGGCGCCGGCGTGTTGCCGCGCCAGTGTGCTCAATGTTCGACCTGGTCCTACTTCTAGCAAAGCGAGTTCGGGATCGGCCATGAGCGTGCTCAAGCCTTGCTCAAAGCGAACGGGTTGGCGCAGGTGCCGCGCCCAGTAATCAGGATTGGTGATCTCTTCTATGCTGCTCCAACTGCCGGTGACATTCGAGATACAGGGTATTTGGGGGGCGTGGAGGGTGTATTGTCGCACGATGCCGGCAAATGACGCCAAAATCGGTTCCATCATGTGCGAATGGAAAGCATGGGAAGTGTGTAGCGGCTGGCATCTTATTCCTTCTCGCTTCAGAACCGAGTGCAGCGCGTCTATCGCCGCCGGGGAGCCGGAAACCACGCACGATCTGGAACCATTCACGGCTGCCAGAGACAGCGCATCCGTCAGATAGGTCTCAACTTCTGGTTCCGCCAGCGAGACGGCTAACATACCGCCTGCCGGCAGTT from Ardenticatenales bacterium includes the following:
- a CDS encoding SDR family NAD(P)-dependent oxidoreductase; amino-acid sequence: MSPNVADVAIIAMSGRFPGADTLDAFWRNLRNGVESITFFAATDLAQSGVAPALRQHPHYVPAGGILSDIQQFDAFFFGYSPGEAASMDPQHRLFLECAWEALERAGYDPERYPGLIGVYAGTGMNTYLYHNLYNHAHHAEPGRDYHTMIASDKDYLATKAAYKLNLKGPAVTTQTACSTSLVAVHMACQSLRGGECDIALAGGVSLRVPHTAGYLYQEGMVLSPDGHCRAFDAAAQGTVSGSGVGIVVLKMLEDALADGDTIYAVIKGSAINNDGSQKAGYTAPSLDAQATVILEAQGIANVSPDSITYVETHGTGTPIGDPIEMAALAKAFRAGTERKQFCAVGSVKTNIGHLDAAAGAAGLIKTVLALWHKQIPPSLHFEKPNPQIDFNHSPFYVNTTLSDWQTAGVPRRAGVSSFGIGGTNAHVILEEAPPRPASSATRPWQILPLSAKTGSALDAASANLITHLSQSPRQNMADIAYTLQTGRRLFPQRQVLICQNHADALAGLRGQETGRLLRGVQETISRPVAFMFTGQGAQYANMMAELYRTERVFRQTVDQCCAQLKPRLGLDLRHILYPANTAEQEAATQRLNQTAITQPALFVVEYALAQLWLSWGIQPQALIGHSIGEYVAACIAGVFSLADALAVVAERGRLMQQLPAGGMLAVSLAEPEVETYLTDALSLAAVNGSRSCVVSGSPAAIDALHSVLKREGIRCQPLHTSHAFHSHMMEPILASFAGIVRQYTLHAPQIPCISNVTGSWSSIEEITNPDYWARHLRQPVRFEQGLSTLMADPELALLEVGPGRTLSTLARQHAGASPNRIILTSTPHAQDRQSDAAFLLTTLGKLWLAGVPINWSGFYADEQRQRVSLPTYPFERQKYWIEKETTPATTPEPETDTRKPDMADWFYAPSWSRSPLLPFSGSQPIQQSPWLLFLDNLGLGGALAQRLIQAGENVVTVEVATKFAAIGERSYQLNPAQPQDYETLLTALDAAGLQPRQIVHCWNVDEPTMAANSPFNSLLFLVQAIGKQLSTVPLSLTVISNEMQEVTGTEQVSPMKALSLGPVRIIPLEYPHITCRSIDVQIPAGQEAYGRLFDFLWRELTTGANDQVVAYRGLHRWVEMFSPIALPAEIETTVQFRPGGVYLVTGGLGGIGFTLAKEIASATPVTLILVGRTGLPPVEDRATWLNEHGEADTVSQKIRRLQTLESLGAKVVVVAADVANLEQMQQVIAQVMAAHGRINGVIHAAGLPGGGMIQRKTVAEVNRVLAPKVQGTLILHDVFREIPLDFFVLCSSLNAVVARLGQVDYTAANAFLDAFAGHARSVGQPAVAINWETWQGIGMAAAAAEQEPTTAPLTHPLLEENLGSHLTFQTYVTHFHVSKQWVLHEHAVVGKATLPGTTYLEMVRAAVTHHYGRAQMLEIQDVHFLTPLIFAGNEERAVYTVLKKQADGFAFTIASQPKGDNHRWQEHARGRVIPLSVAPDQRYTLASIESACNQAEIIDPFQKSNVGSFRLRQRPFSYDLSESEDSLRIPATIIVENGDTVEERFMVFGPRWHSLKWVKLGNGAGLALLELPSEFAADIATHGLHPALLDLATSFLRLFKAEGSYLPLSYGALKIITSLPARFYSYARYREAPDNGPTLSFDVTLLDEKGSVLAEIEAFTAVRVQDVSRLATAAQNHQQAGDVFPEGYERPAGAAGNILAQDLATGLLPAEGAVVFRRIMGSGLPRVAVSTRDLPSRIARAQKETVDLIAGIQHPPRLRSTHARPVLLTAYAAPRNETERKLAEIWQNVLGIDRVGVHDDFFELGGDSLLTAQVHRQFRDTFPQQITIAILLQHPTIADLSAFLSSQDAATPPSFAEVQDRAEKQKDALKRRRQNIRKRTS